A single Parabacteroides timonensis DNA region contains:
- a CDS encoding sulfatase family protein, which yields MNKAILLLTACTGFIHTSEVVAQKQKPNIVLIITDQQRADLCGREGFPLPVTPYADSLASKYVWFNKAYTAAPASAPARCSLLTGRFPSATHVRTNHNIPDVYYEKDMLDMFKESGYRTALVGKNHTYRKGNTEFDYFVGYGHRGKDKPETNDEKAFARFLNKEVPGHYLKPAPFSVEQQQPYQIVSYALDWIQQQKDSPFFIQVSIPEPHTPSQVCDPYFSMFPPENLPPLLTSRKDLEKKGDKYVALAALEDKACPDLQQQIPQLRSIYLGMVRMIDDQIKRLMEGIKSCGQDENTLFIILSDHGDYCGEYGLIRKGAGVAESLTRIPMIWAGYGIKPQSKPMDACVSIVDIFPTLCSVVGAEIPVGVQGRSLWPILKGEDYPCEEFSSIVVEQGYGGEDFTLEEPLTFEESGSCRTDVEGSFDGLNPWTQSGSLRMIRKGDWKLVMDNNGRGELYNLKADPSEINNLFDNKKNLSEQVDLLKDMITWNIRLQDPLPIPRSRYPFKQNPYNYHKNIYHE from the coding sequence ATGAATAAAGCAATCTTATTATTAACAGCTTGCACTGGTTTTATTCATACATCGGAGGTCGTAGCCCAAAAGCAGAAGCCTAATATTGTATTGATTATCACTGACCAGCAAAGGGCTGATCTTTGTGGTCGAGAGGGGTTCCCCTTACCTGTTACTCCCTATGCTGACTCGTTAGCTTCCAAATATGTCTGGTTTAATAAGGCGTATACGGCAGCTCCGGCAAGTGCTCCGGCTCGTTGTTCTTTATTAACGGGAAGATTTCCCAGTGCAACTCATGTGCGAACAAATCATAATATTCCTGATGTATATTATGAGAAAGATATGTTGGATATGTTCAAAGAGAGTGGGTATCGTACGGCTCTGGTTGGAAAAAACCATACATATCGAAAGGGAAATACTGAATTTGATTATTTTGTCGGATATGGACATCGCGGCAAGGATAAACCCGAAACAAATGACGAAAAGGCATTTGCTCGGTTCCTGAATAAGGAAGTACCGGGACATTACTTGAAGCCGGCTCCTTTTTCGGTAGAACAGCAACAGCCTTATCAGATTGTGAGTTATGCATTGGATTGGATTCAACAACAAAAAGATTCTCCTTTCTTTATTCAAGTATCCATTCCCGAACCTCATACTCCGTCTCAAGTCTGTGATCCCTATTTCTCTATGTTTCCTCCGGAAAATTTGCCTCCGCTTCTGACTTCCCGTAAAGACCTGGAAAAGAAAGGAGATAAATATGTGGCATTAGCTGCATTGGAAGATAAAGCATGTCCAGATTTGCAACAACAAATTCCTCAACTGAGAAGTATCTATTTAGGTATGGTTCGTATGATTGACGACCAGATCAAACGATTGATGGAAGGAATAAAGTCATGTGGGCAAGATGAGAATACGTTGTTCATCATCCTTTCTGATCATGGAGATTATTGTGGCGAATACGGATTGATCCGTAAAGGAGCAGGAGTTGCCGAATCGCTAACACGGATTCCTATGATCTGGGCTGGCTATGGTATTAAACCGCAAAGTAAACCAATGGATGCATGTGTATCTATTGTCGATATATTCCCTACGCTTTGTAGTGTTGTTGGAGCTGAAATCCCGGTAGGAGTTCAGGGACGTAGTCTTTGGCCGATCTTAAAAGGAGAAGACTATCCGTGCGAAGAATTCTCCAGTATTGTTGTTGAACAAGGATATGGTGGGGAAGATTTTACTCTTGAAGAACCTCTGACTTTTGAAGAATCAGGAAGTTGCCGGACGGATGTCGAAGGTAGTTTTGACGGATTAAATCCCTGGACACAAAGCGGTTCTTTGCGGATGATCCGGAAAGGCGACTGGAAATTAGTAATGGATAATAACGGACGAGGAGAACTGTATAATCTGAAAGCAGACCCATCAGAGATAAACAATCTGTTTGATAATAAAAAGAATCTATCCGAACAGGTTGATTTATTGAAAGATATGATAACTTGGAATATTCGCTTACAGGATCCGTTACCTATTCCTCGTAGTCGGTATCCTTTTAAACAGAATCCATATAATTACCATAAAAATATTTACCATGAATA
- a CDS encoding arylsulfatase B — protein MKNRLIVLSLASLTLVACSKATSEKPNVVIILADDLGWGDVSFHGSTIKTPNIDRLASEGIEMDRFYAAPISSPSRAGLMTGRYPSRFGFREAVIPPWREDGLDENECTIADVLGENGYSNRAIIGKWHLGHTRKAHYPLNRGFTHFYGHLNGAIEYFTHNREGELDWHNDWESCYDKGYSTDLITKEAVRCIDKYSKEGPYFLYVAYNAPHTPYEAPEDEIAEHIPLNEFNALENKKDKDGWRYRAMVTRMDKGIGHILEAIEASGQMDNTIILFMSDNGGVPNMEPYSNSGPLRGHKFDEWDGGVRVTAAIYWKNGFKQGGRKLDQVTGIVDILPTLADIIGVNKSPKHPYDGLSVYSVLKGEQESFDRDMYLGLGAAVNHDWKFILAGRNPGLGLKENFLVDYANNPFEEDQKALPGNDEIKEKMKVYIQKYDTITPSVPEVPYGKGKAGFVAPREWKVTKP, from the coding sequence ATGAAAAACAGATTAATTGTACTTAGTCTTGCAAGTTTGACACTGGTAGCTTGCTCTAAGGCTACCTCTGAAAAACCTAATGTGGTTATAATATTGGCAGATGACCTGGGATGGGGAGATGTTAGCTTTCATGGTAGTACAATTAAGACTCCTAATATAGACCGCCTCGCTAGTGAAGGAATTGAGATGGACCGTTTTTACGCGGCTCCTATCAGTTCCCCTTCAAGAGCCGGACTAATGACAGGTCGGTATCCGAGTCGGTTTGGTTTTCGTGAAGCCGTTATCCCGCCATGGCGGGAGGACGGTCTTGACGAGAACGAATGTACGATAGCTGATGTCCTTGGTGAAAATGGTTATTCAAACCGTGCGATTATAGGTAAATGGCATCTTGGTCATACGAGAAAAGCTCATTATCCACTCAATAGAGGTTTTACTCATTTTTATGGGCATCTTAATGGAGCTATCGAATATTTTACTCACAACCGTGAAGGAGAACTCGACTGGCATAATGATTGGGAGTCGTGTTATGATAAAGGATATTCAACGGATTTGATCACAAAAGAAGCTGTGAGATGTATCGATAAATATTCTAAAGAAGGTCCTTATTTCCTTTATGTTGCATATAATGCTCCTCATACTCCATATGAAGCACCGGAAGATGAGATAGCAGAACATATTCCTCTTAATGAATTTAATGCTCTTGAGAATAAAAAGGATAAAGATGGTTGGCGTTATCGGGCTATGGTGACCCGTATGGATAAAGGTATAGGACATATCCTTGAAGCGATTGAGGCTTCCGGACAAATGGATAATACGATAATTCTTTTTATGAGCGATAACGGAGGAGTACCTAATATGGAACCTTATTCGAACAGCGGTCCTTTGCGTGGACATAAGTTTGACGAATGGGATGGTGGTGTCAGAGTGACAGCTGCTATCTATTGGAAGAATGGTTTTAAGCAAGGAGGTCGCAAATTAGACCAGGTAACAGGTATTGTCGATATTCTTCCTACGCTTGCTGATATTATAGGAGTAAATAAGTCTCCGAAACATCCTTATGATGGTCTCAGTGTTTATTCCGTACTGAAAGGTGAACAGGAGAGTTTTGATCGTGATATGTATTTGGGGCTTGGTGCAGCTGTAAATCACGACTGGAAATTCATTCTTGCTGGACGTAATCCTGGATTAGGTCTAAAAGAGAACTTCCTTGTTGACTATGCGAATAATCCTTTTGAAGAAGATCAAAAGGCTCTTCCTGGAAATGACGAGATAAAAGAGAAAATGAAGGTTTATATACAGAAATATGATACCATCACTCCTTCTGTACCAGAAGTTCCTTATGGAAAAGGTAAAGCAGGCTTTGTTGCTCCTAGAGAATGGAAAGTAACTAAACCATAG
- a CDS encoding RagB/SusD family nutrient uptake outer membrane protein produces the protein MKSRNKITVYLLSLCGLLSLQGCEGILDEPVKSQFTESTLLATKSGIESVLVDAYAKDGGIRDVIKRGEMTTDIMWQTGGGENGTAVPLINFRWDSSSTLEAFNWMNHWQEIRNTNIVLANTPGASGFTNEAERTSLLAEARFIRIWAYYQLWDQFGPVPIRKSLDDPLELPRATDEEFKEFIESELKAIIPDLYETGKQPAYGRAHKGAAQTLLCIWYLNTHQWQNCADMAKEIMSSNKFALCPDYNKMFALENEKNEEFIWVKTYLANSGQTNNILATNLPWDFYKGLDGGIEGVINEKWSNFASQYRFYDEFYYSFAPEDQRKGRILTKYEDSKGKVIDLLVDYKDATRGMKYPPDPNASANNHGNDFPFFRYAEILLARAEALNELNGPNQESVDLLNQIRNRAGLGNVTLSDFHSKEAFVDQLLNERKWEFWNEGKRRRDLIRTNRFIKCAHDRGITNAQDFHVWFPIPQSAIDASSLLKQNDGY, from the coding sequence ATGAAATCAAGAAATAAAATAACAGTCTATCTGCTTTCTTTATGCGGGTTGTTATCACTTCAGGGATGTGAAGGTATCCTCGATGAACCAGTAAAATCACAATTCACAGAAAGTACTTTGTTGGCTACAAAATCTGGTATTGAATCAGTGTTAGTAGATGCCTATGCCAAAGATGGTGGAATCAGGGATGTAATCAAAAGAGGTGAAATGACTACTGATATCATGTGGCAAACAGGAGGGGGCGAGAATGGAACCGCTGTACCATTGATTAATTTCCGTTGGGATTCATCCAGTACTTTAGAGGCATTCAACTGGATGAACCATTGGCAGGAAATAAGGAATACAAATATTGTGTTGGCTAATACGCCTGGTGCATCTGGTTTTACCAATGAAGCTGAAAGAACCAGTTTGTTGGCTGAAGCTCGGTTTATCAGAATATGGGCTTATTATCAGTTGTGGGATCAATTCGGTCCGGTTCCTATTCGGAAAAGCTTGGATGATCCTCTTGAGCTGCCGCGTGCGACGGATGAAGAGTTTAAAGAGTTTATCGAGTCGGAGTTAAAAGCCATTATTCCAGATCTTTATGAAACAGGGAAACAACCGGCTTATGGTCGTGCTCATAAAGGTGCAGCCCAGACATTACTTTGTATATGGTACTTAAATACACATCAGTGGCAGAATTGTGCGGATATGGCAAAAGAAATAATGTCAAGTAATAAGTTTGCTTTATGTCCAGATTATAACAAGATGTTTGCTTTGGAAAATGAGAAGAATGAAGAATTTATTTGGGTAAAGACTTATTTGGCAAATAGTGGTCAGACTAATAATATTCTTGCAACAAATTTGCCTTGGGATTTTTATAAAGGACTCGATGGTGGTATAGAAGGAGTAATTAATGAAAAATGGTCTAATTTTGCTTCGCAATATCGCTTCTATGATGAATTTTATTATAGTTTTGCTCCTGAAGACCAACGTAAAGGACGTATATTGACCAAATATGAAGATTCGAAAGGGAAAGTAATTGATTTACTTGTTGATTATAAGGATGCTACCCGTGGTATGAAATACCCACCGGATCCGAATGCTTCAGCTAATAATCATGGTAATGATTTTCCATTTTTCAGATATGCAGAAATATTATTGGCTAGAGCAGAGGCTTTGAACGAATTGAACGGTCCGAATCAGGAGTCTGTTGATTTATTGAACCAGATTAGAAACAGAGCAGGTTTAGGTAACGTGACTTTATCCGATTTTCATTCAAAAGAAGCATTTGTAGATCAACTATTAAATGAAAGAAAATGGGAATTCTGGAACGAAGGAAAACGAAGAAGAGACTTAATCCGTACAAATCGATTTATCAAATGTGCACATGATCGCGGTATTACTAATGCACAAGATTTCCATGTTTGGTTCCCGATACCCCAGTCTGCCATCGATGCTAGTTCATTATTGAAGCAGAATGATGGATATTAA
- a CDS encoding TonB-dependent receptor, whose protein sequence is MRILLTRAYYALKKRQFKSIKLILLILLISPSLLAQVTITVKNQSIRQALKEIERLSNYKFFYNNDLSSLDKVVSLSAKDESIEAVMSKLLAGTDISYKQDNNNLIVLTLKATTPKQAASDQKIKGTVVDESNQPVIGANIVVEGTTNGTITDLDGNFSLQVPEKAELRISYIGYLDQKVKVGNNTTLHIVLKEDTQTLDEVVVVGYGTMKKSDITGSVASVRLDDLKEGASTSVDQMLLGKSAGVNVVQNSGEPGGGFSVNIRGASSINGGVSPLYVIDGVPIDNSRPVSQGSIVGFSDNRSPRNPMSSINPSDIESLEILKDASATAIYGSRGANGVILITTKSGKAEKMKVSYSGSIGIQSPSNKLDLLSAADYKRVLNEIIDAGGDNEANRVGDIANGGVGTDWQDEVTRQNAITHEHQLSFSGGNSKTYYYTSFNYVNQEGIVKNTSFERIGARLNLKSDINSKLQIGMNVSGTYMKDHFVANGFGVNENAGVMYTAYNYDPTVAVKDADGNYALSPILTLDNPMALNEGMTSYSDTYRILASAFGEYHITKDLFLRLNLGTDFMNESRKNFVSSLTKQGKFNNGIGSNQNSEKSNYIVEGTANYSKTIKQHSFGALAGISYQRYVTSYLNNRAAGFPNESLGAENLNLGNQETFRMQNSVTGNRLASYIGRVNYSFDDRYLATVTFRADGSSRFGKNNKFGYFPSAALAWRLSNEAFLKNIDQISSLKLRLGWGRTGNQEIGDYPALSTYESAGSAIWDGKQMVGTGPAKIPNPDLKWETTDQINLGLDFGVFNNRINGGLDYFWKKTTDMLLQLPVPQSTGYNSILSNIGRIDNKGIELFLNTVNVDTRNFKWESNITFTSMRNKVKDLGGIDEIIIGAGYTHVEQVAIRKPGLPLNSYYGWEVAGVWQENDDFSKMKEDYKPGDLKYVDQNNDGVINNEDRVVLGNSFPDFQWSFGNTFTYKNFDLYVFFEGVQGVDMLNGNLIDSYFPINFRRNKFAEPYLNRWTPENPTNEYPSFVDPLKQGRKVVNSRTLSDASYVRLKTIRLSYTFPKLKSLIQSLQLYVTAENLFTITDYVGLDPAINPNSNSNFRMDFNAYPSARTFIFGAKIDF, encoded by the coding sequence ATGAGAATTTTATTAACTAGGGCATATTATGCCCTTAAAAAACGGCAATTTAAGTCAATTAAATTAATCTTACTTATATTGTTAATCTCCCCATCGTTATTAGCTCAGGTAACGATAACGGTTAAAAATCAGTCTATACGACAGGCTTTAAAAGAAATCGAACGTTTAAGTAACTATAAGTTCTTTTACAATAATGATTTGTCCAGCCTGGATAAAGTAGTCTCCCTGTCTGCCAAAGATGAAAGTATCGAGGCTGTTATGAGCAAGCTCCTTGCAGGTACGGATATTTCTTACAAACAGGATAATAACAACCTGATAGTCCTCACTTTAAAAGCAACTACCCCGAAGCAGGCAGCTAGTGACCAGAAAATAAAAGGTACCGTGGTTGATGAAAGTAACCAGCCGGTTATTGGTGCCAATATCGTTGTTGAAGGAACCACAAATGGTACTATTACCGATCTGGACGGTAACTTCTCTTTACAGGTTCCCGAAAAAGCAGAACTGCGTATCTCGTATATCGGTTATCTGGACCAGAAAGTAAAGGTTGGAAATAATACGACATTACACATCGTTTTAAAGGAAGATACACAAACATTGGATGAAGTTGTTGTGGTCGGTTACGGAACAATGAAGAAAAGCGATATTACCGGTTCGGTTGCATCCGTTAGATTAGATGATTTAAAAGAAGGTGCTAGCACCTCTGTCGATCAAATGCTTTTAGGAAAAAGTGCTGGTGTAAATGTTGTACAAAACAGTGGCGAACCTGGTGGAGGTTTTTCTGTAAATATTCGTGGAGCGAGTTCTATTAATGGTGGAGTTTCCCCCCTATATGTAATTGATGGTGTGCCTATCGATAATTCCCGTCCTGTATCTCAAGGGTCTATTGTGGGGTTTAGTGATAACAGGAGCCCTAGAAACCCCATGTCGTCTATTAATCCATCGGATATTGAATCTCTTGAAATTCTGAAAGATGCATCTGCTACAGCCATTTACGGTTCGAGAGGTGCCAATGGTGTTATCTTGATTACGACGAAAAGTGGTAAAGCTGAAAAAATGAAGGTTAGCTATTCGGGTTCCATCGGAATTCAGAGTCCTTCAAACAAACTAGATCTGTTAAGTGCTGCAGATTACAAAAGAGTGCTGAATGAAATTATTGATGCAGGCGGTGACAATGAAGCTAACCGGGTAGGAGATATAGCGAATGGAGGTGTTGGTACAGACTGGCAGGATGAAGTAACCAGACAAAATGCAATTACTCACGAACATCAATTATCATTTTCCGGAGGAAATAGTAAAACATATTATTATACATCTTTTAATTATGTAAATCAGGAAGGTATTGTTAAAAATACTAGTTTTGAAAGAATAGGAGCCAGATTGAACCTTAAGTCCGATATTAACAGCAAGTTGCAAATTGGTATGAATGTTTCCGGTACTTATATGAAAGACCATTTTGTTGCAAACGGATTTGGAGTGAATGAGAATGCTGGTGTGATGTATACGGCTTATAATTATGATCCTACTGTCGCTGTTAAAGATGCAGATGGAAATTATGCATTATCTCCTATTCTTACACTCGATAACCCTATGGCTTTGAATGAAGGAATGACTTCCTATTCTGATACATATAGAATTCTGGCGTCAGCATTTGGTGAATATCATATCACAAAAGATTTATTTCTGAGATTGAATTTAGGTACTGACTTTATGAATGAAAGTAGAAAAAACTTTGTATCAAGTCTAACTAAACAAGGTAAATTCAATAATGGAATCGGATCGAATCAGAATTCAGAGAAAAGCAACTATATAGTCGAAGGTACGGCAAATTATAGTAAAACAATAAAGCAACATAGTTTTGGAGCATTGGCTGGTATTTCCTACCAACGTTATGTCACTAGTTACTTAAATAATAGAGCTGCAGGTTTTCCCAATGAATCACTAGGTGCAGAGAATTTGAATTTAGGAAATCAGGAAACATTCAGGATGCAGAATTCTGTAACAGGTAACAGATTAGCCTCTTATATTGGTCGTGTAAATTATTCTTTTGACGATAGATATTTGGCAACAGTAACTTTTAGAGCTGACGGCTCTTCCCGTTTTGGTAAGAATAATAAATTCGGTTATTTCCCGTCGGCAGCTTTGGCATGGAGACTCTCAAATGAAGCTTTTCTAAAAAATATAGATCAAATATCTTCTTTAAAGCTTCGTTTGGGTTGGGGTAGAACCGGTAATCAGGAGATTGGAGATTACCCTGCATTAAGTACTTACGAGTCAGCAGGTTCTGCTATATGGGATGGAAAGCAAATGGTTGGGACTGGACCCGCTAAAATACCTAATCCGGATTTGAAATGGGAAACAACAGACCAGATTAATTTAGGACTTGACTTCGGTGTATTTAATAACCGTATTAATGGCGGTCTCGATTATTTCTGGAAAAAAACAACAGATATGCTTTTACAGTTACCAGTGCCACAGTCAACAGGTTATAATAGCATTTTATCAAATATCGGAAGAATTGATAATAAAGGTATTGAACTCTTCTTGAATACAGTAAATGTCGATACTCGTAATTTTAAATGGGAGTCAAATATCACATTTACTTCTATGAGAAATAAGGTCAAAGATCTGGGTGGTATTGATGAAATTATTATTGGTGCTGGCTATACCCATGTGGAACAAGTGGCCATCCGTAAGCCAGGATTGCCGTTAAATTCTTATTATGGATGGGAAGTTGCAGGTGTTTGGCAGGAGAACGATGATTTTAGTAAAATGAAAGAAGATTATAAGCCTGGTGATCTAAAATATGTAGATCAAAATAATGATGGCGTTATTAATAATGAAGATAGAGTTGTATTAGGCAATTCGTTCCCCGATTTTCAATGGTCTTTTGGTAATACATTTACCTATAAGAACTTTGATTTATATGTCTTTTTTGAAGGAGTACAGGGTGTAGATATGCTGAACGGCAACTTGATTGATAGCTATTTCCCAATCAATTTTAGACGAAACAAGTTTGCTGAACCTTATCTAAATAGATGGACTCCAGAAAATCCGACAAATGAATATCCGTCTTTTGTGGATCCTCTAAAACAAGGTCGTAAAGTTGTTAACTCTCGTACATTATCTGATGCTTCGTATGTAAGACTGAAAACGATTCGTTTGAGTTATACATTTCCTAAGTTGAAAAGTCTTATTCAATCGTTGCAATTGTATGTAACAGCAGAAAATTTATTTACAATTACTGATTATGTCGGTTTAGACCCGGCTATTAATCCGAATAGTAACTCTAATTTCCGAATGGATTTTAATGCTTATCCAAGTGCGAGAACATTTATTTTCGGTGCAAAGATTGATTTTTAA
- a CDS encoding FecR family protein, which translates to MEKTDYIQLFDKFLQKQATQEEVQTLIQWLKSEGSFQDWAEEEWDKASSTMDARLQQKLLGQIKEKIGREKIEELSAKENKQRSLYSWVTRVAAVAILLLLTGLSVYYYAMNQLVMEDMIVSVEKGQKANVVLPDGSKVWVNSDSKLSYGSRFNQKERVLSLEGEAYFEVTPDKDRPFIVETKEMAVRALGTSFNVKSYEEERDASTVLRTGKVEVTTDSDCLVLNPNEKIVFNKQTRHMEKSGVDNAVDYINWKYNELTFNGETFESIAHTLERYYNTRIVFESESLKKYRFTGTPGNTSLESILQILSLTSPLTYEVKDSVIVLRENMKEKAYYEKALK; encoded by the coding sequence ATGGAAAAGACAGATTACATACAATTATTCGATAAGTTCCTGCAGAAGCAGGCTACTCAGGAAGAAGTGCAGACACTTATCCAATGGCTGAAAAGCGAAGGTTCGTTTCAGGATTGGGCGGAAGAAGAGTGGGACAAGGCTTCTTCTACGATGGATGCCCGCTTACAACAAAAATTGTTGGGACAGATAAAGGAGAAGATCGGTCGTGAAAAGATAGAAGAGTTATCCGCGAAAGAAAATAAACAGCGTAGCCTCTATTCATGGGTTACCCGTGTAGCTGCCGTTGCCATATTATTGTTGTTGACCGGTCTGTCTGTCTATTATTATGCCATGAACCAACTGGTCATGGAAGATATGATCGTTTCGGTGGAAAAAGGGCAGAAAGCGAATGTGGTATTGCCAGACGGTTCCAAGGTATGGGTGAATTCAGATTCCAAACTATCTTATGGTAGCCGCTTCAATCAAAAGGAAAGAGTCCTTTCCCTGGAAGGAGAAGCCTACTTTGAAGTGACACCCGATAAAGATCGTCCTTTTATTGTGGAGACGAAAGAAATGGCAGTCCGTGCCCTGGGTACCAGCTTTAATGTGAAATCGTATGAAGAGGAAAGAGATGCTTCGACCGTATTACGGACAGGAAAAGTGGAAGTAACGACCGACTCAGATTGTCTTGTTTTAAATCCTAACGAGAAGATCGTTTTCAATAAACAAACAAGACACATGGAGAAAAGCGGTGTGGATAATGCAGTCGATTACATCAACTGGAAGTACAATGAATTGACTTTCAACGGTGAAACCTTCGAGAGCATAGCCCATACGTTAGAACGGTATTATAATACCCGGATTGTATTCGAATCGGAATCGCTGAAGAAATACCGGTTTACGGGTACTCCCGGCAATACAAGCCTGGAAAGTATTCTACAGATATTATCCCTCACTTCACCTTTGACATATGAGGTAAAGGATAGTGTGATTGTCTTACGCGAGAATATGAAGGAGAAGGCTTATTATGAGAAAGCATTGAAATAA
- a CDS encoding RNA polymerase sigma-70 factor: protein MDKESHHICNLKRGDIASFEYLYNCWSGKLYNFVMRISQGDTYLAEEIVQSVFIKVWEGRDQVDADKSFGAYICTIAKNQLVNIYQHRMLEQVYQAKIKTSEPIENTTEKEVDYHLLEEYIGSLIEQLPPARKEIFVLSRRKLLTNKEIAAKLNLSENTVESQLTKAIAFLRSKIDRHYNISIPLLLFLFID from the coding sequence ATGGATAAGGAATCACATCACATCTGTAATCTTAAAAGGGGAGATATCGCATCTTTTGAATACTTGTATAATTGTTGGAGTGGCAAGTTATACAATTTTGTAATGCGTATATCTCAAGGTGATACTTACCTGGCCGAAGAGATCGTTCAGTCCGTATTTATTAAGGTGTGGGAAGGTAGAGACCAGGTCGATGCCGACAAGTCGTTCGGTGCTTACATCTGCACTATCGCCAAAAATCAACTGGTCAACATCTATCAACACCGGATGCTCGAACAGGTTTATCAAGCTAAAATAAAAACATCTGAACCCATAGAGAATACAACAGAGAAAGAGGTCGACTATCATTTATTGGAAGAATATATCGGATCTTTGATAGAACAACTACCTCCTGCCCGTAAAGAAATATTTGTGTTGAGTCGTCGTAAGTTGCTGACAAATAAGGAAATCGCAGCAAAGCTCAATCTATCTGAAAATACCGTCGAGTCGCAGTTGACCAAAGCGATCGCTTTCCTCCGTAGCAAGATAGATCGTCATTATAATATCTCTATCCCCTTGCTCCTTTTTTTATTTATTGATTAA